The following proteins are co-located in the Halocatena salina genome:
- a CDS encoding dihydrodipicolinate synthase family protein yields MLKEEFRGLKEQIAGGIIPATANPWTPEYELVVDDLTRHVEQLVSVDGIKAVIANAHTGETKMQDEETYRQVVKTHVEAAGDTPVFAGVYGESSIEAAKLAQTAKEAGADGVMLLPLDVYSHQIPQEAINHFEHVGETVDMPLINFQFPTWGSSGLPISAHVEICKLPHVIGFKEASFDPIRYDRTIRAVDHLRDDCTIMTGNDTFLMHAYQLGAETGLIGYANLVPDLHVEKIRAVHDDDMERAREIRQQLLPLTNHIFGEPEGRYRARTKAALKMQGVFEHDTVLPPQEQIDPDEREQLRQILDDLGRL; encoded by the coding sequence ATGCTGAAAGAGGAGTTCAGAGGACTCAAAGAACAGATAGCAGGTGGAATCATTCCCGCGACAGCGAACCCGTGGACGCCCGAATACGAACTCGTCGTGGACGATCTCACTCGCCACGTCGAGCAGCTCGTCTCCGTTGACGGCATCAAAGCGGTCATCGCCAACGCCCACACCGGCGAAACGAAGATGCAAGACGAGGAGACCTACCGACAAGTCGTCAAAACCCATGTCGAAGCGGCAGGCGACACGCCCGTGTTCGCCGGCGTATACGGGGAAAGCTCCATCGAGGCCGCCAAACTGGCCCAGACGGCGAAAGAGGCCGGTGCTGACGGCGTCATGTTGCTCCCGCTCGACGTGTATTCACACCAGATCCCACAAGAGGCGATCAATCACTTCGAACACGTCGGTGAAACCGTCGACATGCCGCTGATCAACTTCCAGTTCCCGACGTGGGGGAGTTCAGGGCTACCAATCAGCGCACACGTCGAAATCTGTAAACTTCCGCACGTCATCGGGTTCAAGGAAGCCTCGTTCGACCCGATCCGCTACGACCGGACTATCCGCGCAGTCGATCACCTTCGGGACGACTGTACGATCATGACGGGAAACGACACGTTCCTCATGCACGCTTACCAGCTCGGGGCTGAAACCGGTCTCATCGGCTACGCGAACCTCGTTCCCGATCTCCACGTCGAGAAGATTCGGGCCGTCCACGACGACGACATGGAGCGTGCCCGCGAAATCCGACAGCAGTTGCTCCCTCTCACCAACCACATCTTTGGCGAACCGGAGGGACGCTACCGCGCCCGAACGAAAGCAGCGCTGAAGATGCAAGGGGTATTCGAGCACGACACCGTGTTACCTCCCCAAGAGCAGATCGATCCCGACGAACGCGAGCAGCTCCGGCAGATCCTCGACGATCTCGGTCGGTTGTAG